In the Flavobacterium sp. 90 genome, CCTACATCATACTTTTCTTTAGCATAATTATAAGCTTGTTGTCTTGCTTCTAATGTTACTGTTGAAGATTCAAACGTATTTAAAGCTCCTTTTGCATTTGTAAAAGCAGTATAAACATTACGTTGCAAATCTAAACTTTTTTGTTCTAAATCTATTTTAGATTTCTCTAAACTTACTTTATTGCGCTCTACATTATTTCTAACTGAAAATCCATTAAAAATAGGGATTTGCAAGTCTAATCCAAAATTATGTCCTTTGTTATCACTAAACTGTTGGAATACTGGTGCCGGACCTATAGTATAAGGTTGATTATTTGCATCAAATTTAACCTGATCACTGTAACTTGCTCTTGTATTAAAACCATAAAAACCAGTAAGTCTTGGCTGATAAGCTCCTTTTGCAATAGCAACATTTTTCTGAGCAATTTCAAGATTAGTTTGTGCCAGTTTTAATTCTGTTCTTGTTTCTTTTGCTTTATTATAAATATCAATTGGACTTTGTGCCATGATATTATTTTCATCTTTCGCGTTTGTGTCATCGACTACGTCAAAATCAGCAAATTCTTTTAGCTGTAAAAGCTGTGCTAAACTTAATTTCGAAATCAATAAGTTATTCTCTGAAACCGTAATTCCTTGTTGATCTGTTGCAATAGTCGCTTTTAGATCATACAAATCTCCTCTTGGAATTGTCCCGGCGCTTACCATTTCTTCAGAACGAGCCAAACGTTTTTCATCAATCGTTAATTGCTCTTTTTTTACTTTTAATTCTTCTTTATAAGATAAAATCTGAAGAAAAGCATTGGCAACATTCAGTGAAATATCTTCTTGCATTTTCAGCAATTGATATTGTGACGCAATAATAGACAATTTAGTTCTTCGATATGTATTTTGATTTTGCAAACCTTTGTAAATATCAACTCCTGCATTTAAACCTACAGAAGAATATTGAGTGGTCTGATTACGCAAAAGACCTGTTGTAACATCCTGG is a window encoding:
- a CDS encoding TolC family protein, whose translation is MKINKYNSLVFAMLFGFGLSGHAQSKQWTLEECVRYALDNNITIKLSELDVQNADIDKKDAFGKYLPSVSGSASHSWNIGLNQDVTTGLLRNQTTQYSSVGLNAGVDIYKGLQNQNTYRRTKLSIIASQYQLLKMQEDISLNVANAFLQILSYKEELKVKKEQLTIDEKRLARSEEMVSAGTIPRGDLYDLKATIATDQQGITVSENNLLISKLSLAQLLQLKEFADFDVVDDTNAKDENNIMAQSPIDIYNKAKETRTELKLAQTNLEIAQKNVAIAKGAYQPRLTGFYGFNTRASYSDQVKFDANNQPYTIGPAPVFQQFSDNKGHNFGLDLQIPIFNGFSVRNNVERNKVSLEKSKIDLEQKSLDLQRNVYTAFTNAKGALNTFESSTVTLEARQQAYNYAKEKYDVGLMNSFDFTQAQTLLTNAQSDVIRTKYDYIFKIKILEFYFGIPIVPIIKK